A region of Aquarana catesbeiana isolate 2022-GZ linkage group LG08, ASM4218655v1, whole genome shotgun sequence DNA encodes the following proteins:
- the LOC141106631 gene encoding uncharacterized protein, producing the protein MPKCVVKACPHATGQKTAYPDISLHAFPRKIPQMQAWLRLAGMDEEMVKDFTKMILEDKRSDKFRMCSAHFTEDCYTMKGVRRALKEDSMPTIFPKEVPIFDETLDPWVRRNNRRARNEFLAMELYGERYRQRRCSCDCHRQSHLVDTATQTDAVFILAMVQQVPYTKLASHKSITMDHEYTRSTELGLAGSGPITTTQKTFIPHIEFRPAEDNQREMKSKQSEKIEADTPTVKNAGTSPSSYSNTEHGNFSNIHIKEEPLSDEEYPLDSSINGIQHPSTHIKEEPCEEELVPFEMDYTTVVVNDCPMSCEDITCPPHAEVSMPTHQVKEELLSDDENLPTSARQMWSTSSLKKKRLSEGHLMPPDTSTPDPQPQHTSKKQAVISDTRPRNNFSDSLPHLEGSQSSPTNRESMEITVTVNNCSKCEESFTSNEELLLHQRMYHQQKHMSIHSEPAQEMNPEAAVVADAKGVRRTPLFKCQYCGKVCKSLNFLSRHEEIHQNKTYTCSECGRCFTSSIGLTVHQKTHKVEKVVEYPKCRQAFLIDSNLILQQQVRTAQISIICFECGKVFEVKQSLKEHESLHEEKTIYRCSECQSRTKSSIDGRKPQLFRTAEDILLQRNGY; encoded by the exons ATGCCGAAGTGTGTGGTGAAGGCATGTCCTCACGCTACGGGCCAGAAGACAGCATACCCAGATATCAGTCTCCACGCGTTCCCACGGAAGATTCCACAGATGCAAGCCTGGCTGCGCCTAGCTGGCATGGAcgaggagatggttaaagacttTACTAAGATGATCCTCGAGGACAAACGGTCAGACAAGTTTCGGATGTGTTCCGCCCACTTCACAGAGGACTGCTACACCATGAAAGGTGTCCGGAGGGCTCTCAAAGAAGACTCCATGCCGACCATATTCCCCAAAGAGGTTCCAATCTTTGATGAGACGCTTGATCCTTGGGTGAGAAGGAACAACAGAAGGGCCAGGAACGAATTCCTCGCCATGGAGCTCTACGGCGAACGTTATAGGCAAAGGAGGTGCTCTTGTGATTGCCACAGGCAGAGTCACCTGGTGGACACGGCCACTCAAACGGACGCAGTCTTTATTTTAGCCATGGTGCAACAGGTGCCCTATACAAAGCTGGCAAGCCACAAGAGCATCACTATGGATCATGAGTACACCAGGAGTACGGAGCTTGGGTTAGCAGGGTCAGGGCCCATAACGACAACACAGAAGACCTTCATCCCTCACATTGAATTCCGACCAGCTGAAGACAATCAACGGGAGATGAA ATCCAAACAAAGTGAGAAAATTGAAGCAGACACCCCAACTGTGAAGAATGCTGGTACTTCCCCTTCATCTTATTCAAACACAGAGCACGGAAATTTCTCAAACATACATATTAAAGAGGAACCCCTCTCAGACGAAGAATATCCTCTGGACAGCTCCATAAATGGTATACAACATCCATCCACTCATATCAAAGAAGAACCCTGTGAAGAAGAACTGGTTCCATTCGAGATGGACTATACAACTGTTGTTGTCAATGATTGCCCCATGTCCTGTGAAGACATCACGTGTCCTCCCCATGCTGAAGTCTCCATGCCAACACACCAGGTGAAGGAGGAACTGCTTTCAGATGACGAAAACCTCCCCACATCTGCACGTCAGATGTGGTCTACATCTAGTCTTAAGAAGAAACGCCTTTCTGAAGGACATCTAATGCCGCCTGATACTTCCACACCTGACCCCCAACCACAGCACACATCAAAGAAACAGGCTGTAATCAGTGATACACGACCAAGAAATAACTTCTCAGACAGTCTTCCTCACTTAGAGGGATCTCAGTCAAGCCCTACCAATCGTGAATCCATGGAGATCACCGTGACAGTGAACAACTGTTCCAAATGTGAGGAAAGCTTCACCAGCAATGAGGAACTTCTGCTACACCAACGGATGTACCATCAGCAGAAACACATGAGCATCCATTCTGAGCCAGCGCAGGAGATGAATCCAGAGGCAGCTGTGGTGGCGGATGCAAAGGGTGTTCGAAGGACTCCTCTGTTCAAGTGTCAGTACTGCGGGAAGGTGTGCAAATCTTTGAATTTCCTGTCCAGGCATGAGGAGATCCATCAGAACAAAACCTACACCTGCTCAGAGTGCGGAAGGTGTTTCACCAGTTCCATTGGCCTCACGGTCCACCAGAAGACCCACAAGGTCGAAAAGGTGGTTGAATACCCCAAGTGCAGACAGGCCTTCCTCATTGACTCCAACCTAATTCTTCAACAGCAGGTCCGTACGGCTCAGATATCGATCATCTGCTTTGAGTGTGGTAAGGTATTCGAGGTCAAGCAAAGCCTCAAGGAACACGAGTCTTTACACGAGGAGAAAACCATTTACCGGTGCTCTGAATGCCAAAGCCGCACCAAGAGCTCCATTGATGGAAGAAAGCCACAACTCTTTAGGACTGCAGAAGACATTCTATTGCAGCGGAATGGATATTAA